A stretch of Lactuca sativa cultivar Salinas chromosome 6, Lsat_Salinas_v11, whole genome shotgun sequence DNA encodes these proteins:
- the LOC111908934 gene encoding classical arabinogalactan protein 5, whose translation MAYSSCLMVLLVALIAGSAFAQSPTAAPTVSPTASPTAAPPSPVSAVPTASPTEAPLASPPAPPTSLAPSSPTAFPPSISSTPTGSPTSTPNSASLNRVAAAGSVAVVVLAAAFVL comes from the coding sequence ATGGCATACTCGAGCTGTCTGATGGTGTTGCTGGTTGCATTGATCGCTGGATCTGCTTTCGCTCAGTCACCTACGGCTGCGCCAACGGTTTCGCCAACGGCTTCGCCCACCGCCGCACCTCCTTCACCTGTCTCCGCTGTTCCTACTGCCTCACCGACTGAAGCTCCATTGGCTTCTCCACCTGCTCCTCCTACTTCTctagctccatcttctccaaccGCTTTTCCTCCTTCGATCTCATCGACTCCCACCGGTTCACCTACCTCTACTCCTAACTCCGCTAGCTTGAACAGAGTCGCCGCCGCCGGATCCGTTGCCGTGGTTGTCTTAGCCGCTGCTTTCGTTCTGTAG
- the LOC111908933 gene encoding uncharacterized protein LOC111908933, with protein sequence MAETDLYKTMINNPQLPQNPNKFYTHFFYKAVFVSIFLLLLPLFPSEAPDFINHTINTRSWELLQLLFVGIAVSYGLFSKRNDEQQQQQQQQQPNKSDNAQSYVARLLQVSSVFDDDSETPSEPNHSNNNKVQTWNSQYYRGEPIVVVAKETSQQAADSSATVEKPLLLPVRSLKNGVSESSSMIDFKVGRSNSRRFNRNLSKLSGVSPESEEENIVLQSPIPWRSRSGRMEIKEEFTQTPEIINHSSDPPSLSLSSEIQSKSLQDVGRKKIPTTKSSSFSPIPPPPPPPPPPPYHRRMNLTNTQNRTDTYSRKEFRRNARSFPNKFSEDIPMAAKSNSFRTPRQQTEFDEYLLHDSEIERFLERRGSQKKKFMADDEEKKEFMEAEKDVEEEESDEDELQELASKNGEIVGNDHDHHDHDHDHGPDVDKKADEFIAKFREQIRLQRIASIRRSTTQTTPKIGGR encoded by the coding sequence ATGGCGGAAACAGACCTGTACAAAACCATGATCAACAACCCACAACTCCCTCAAAACCCAAACAAATTCTACACCCATTTCTTCTACAAAGCCGTATTCGTATCCATCTTCCTCTTGCTTCTTCCCTTATTCCCTTCTGAAGCCCCTGATTTCATCAATCACACAATAAACACCAGAAGTTGGGAGCTTCTGCAACTTCTATTCGTCGGGATTGCTGTCTCTTATGGACTTTTCAGCAAACGAAACgatgaacaacaacaacaacaacaacaacaacaacccaatAAGTCCGATAACGCTCAGTCGTATGTGGCCAGATTGCTTCAAGTCTCATCGGTTTTTGATGATGATTCTGAAACCCCATCGGAGCCCAatcatagtaataataataaggttCAGACATGGAATTCTCAGTATTATAGAGGCGAACCTATCGTAGTTGTAGCGAAAGAGACCTCTCAACAAGCGGCGGATTCATCAGCAACAGTTGAAAAGCCTCTGCTTCTACCTGTTCGTAGTTTGAAAAATGGAGTTTCTGAATCTTCTTCCATGATCGATTTTAAGGTCGGGAGATCTAACTCGAGGCGATTTAATAGAAATTTGAGCAAATTAAGCGGAGTGAGTCCGGAATCGGAGGAGGAGAATATCGTTCTACAGTCGCCGATTCCATGGAGATCGAGATCAGGGAGGATGGAAATCAAAGAGGAATTTACTCAAACGCCTGAAATTATTAATCATTCTTCAGATCCTCCATCTCTCTCATTGTCGTCTGAAATCCAATCAAAATCGCTCCAAGATGTTGGCCGGAAAAAAATCCCCACCACCAAGTCATCATCTTTCTCACCAATTCCTCCTCCGCCTCCGCCACCCCCACCTCCACCGTATCACCGACGGATGAACTTAACCAACACCCAAAACAGAACCGATACGTATTCACGTAAGGAGTTTAGAAGAAATGCGAGAAGCTTCCCGAATAAATTCTCAGAGGATATCCCAATGGCAGCTAAAtcaaattcatttagaacacCACGACAACAAACTGAATTCGATGAATATTTATTACATGATAGTGAAATCGAAAGGTTTTTAGAAAGAAGAGGGAGTCAGAAAAAGAAATTCATGGCGGATGATGAGGAGAAGAAAGAATTCATGGAAGCCGAGAAAGATGTAGAAGAAGAGGAAAGCGATGAGGATGAGCTTCAAGAACTTGCTTCAAAAAATGGAGAAATAGTGGGGAATGATCATGATCATCATGATCATGATCATGATCATGGTCCAGATGTGGATAAAAAAGCTGATGAATTCATAGCGAAATTCAGAGAGCAAATTAGACTACAGAGAATAGCTTCAATTAGAAGATCAACTACCCAAACAACACCTAAAATTGGAGGAAGGTAA